The genomic window TACAATAGGTTTGTGCGTTGTACACATGGTCGAAGTCCTTCTCTAAGTCTTGTAAACCTTCTGTGTCTTCCAAGTTAGGTGGACTCCTTCTGATGCTGGGATTCTGGATCTTGCCGGGTCCACTCTCCACCGGTCGGGTCTTATCTTCCTGGTCGGGTTCCTTCCAGGGTCCCATCCCATAGAGAGCCGGCCCATATGGTGCCCTAAATGACCCGGTCATGAGCCTTCTGGTCTAGCCGCGGGTAATTCCCCCTACACCCACCAAAAGAAATGTATTATTTTTTAGTCGATGTACAGtggtatataattttttttcttcagattcCATATTTTAGTGGTGCCACGTGGACAGATTGGGCCCATTGGCGGATGGGCTTTCCCCGTCCACGTCCGTTCCTTCCCCGCTGCTCTCCTACAGCCAACTCCCCACTCTCTCCCCCACCCACCCCCTGTTCTCAAAGGAAAAAAAAAATACTCCCTTTTCCCCCTtatccgccggcgacgagctcgagcgcGGCGCTCGAGTTGTTTTCTACTACagtcggcggaggcggaggcggcgccggcggataCGGATCCTGCGAGCGTggacagcagcggcggcgggggccCTGGGCGGGCAGATCAAGCAGCTCATGCAGCGCCGCCGGCTCGCCGAGCAAGAGGTCAGATTTCCGTACGGCCGTTCTATCTCGCTTTCTCGCTCGCTCGCCGGTGCTTCCGCCGGATCTGGCGAACGCTGGCTTCGATCTGTTATGAACGGGGCGGGGCGTCTCTAGGTTTTCATTTTCCGCCTGGCCTGCTGCCGGAGGCCTGGGATTTGGCGCATCAGCACAACCGGGATTATAGAATATCTAAGAACACCATTATCCTCAGGTTCGATTACGATCCCACCAAATTCAGCGGCCATGGTGAGAAATACAGAGTCCAATGTCCTAACCACTACACTAAGGAGCTCACCATGGCCAAGGAGGGCTGACAGAGAGGTTAAAATGATGACATTACTACATGATTAGCATACACATAGCGGTCTAACCTAAGGATAAGGAGTGTAGTAATTCAGGCTTGCTTGGTGGAATtcttagatactccctccgtcccaaaattcttgtcttagatttgtctgactatggatgtatcaagtcacgttttagtattagatacatccgtatctagacgaatctaacacaagaattttgggacggagggagtattttataatGACAGTCGTGCTGAATTGTTTATGCCGATGAAGCTTGCCAGCTGCACTGTCAATGTAGAAGCGTGTAATCGATTCTTTATCATTGTGAAATCATTTTAGTGACATGTTAGTGTTGTTTTGATCTAAGGGATGTTGTGCAGAATTTTCTTGGGGCATGTGGAGACATGACTTACTGGAACCCACACACTAATTTGTTGTCAATTTGTTTCATATTATGTGTTTTGCTAGAGCTTGTATAAAATGATGATGCCGTGTTCTGCAAATGATTTTCTTCAGATTTAATTCCCACCCAACATCAGAATCCATCAAGTGTACTTCTTTGGTTAGAATCAGTATTACATGGAAATTTAATACGAGTGTTTGTCAGTTAGTATAGCTTAGTGTTTCTTTTAGCTTAGAGGTGATGTGTAACTGCTATTTTCTCGGTCAGAAACAGCTTTGCTTGAGAATTCCGTATGCATATTGAATTAGATTATTGCTCTGTAGTCGGTGCTTAATGCTTTTGGTTTAAACATATGATCTTTCAATGAACCAAGGGATTTTTTTGGCATAAGGTTATTATTAACTTCCAAGGCTGAGGTCAAAATTATGTTCATTTCTGTAATTTGAGTTTGGATCTGGGTGCTTCCGGCTGTTTTTGGAGTTCAGGTGACTGGTCCAATATTTCCATGAAATTATTTTAGTGACATCTTAGTGTTGCTTTAATCTTAGAGATACTGTACAAGAGGTACTTCTTTGGTTAGAAACACCATTGCATGGAATTCCTGCATGGTCCTCTGCTCTGTGCATGGAATAGTTATATAGCGAGGATTGGCTGATGCATTTATGTGTGTAGCTGAAGGAGCTTAGCAAGTGCGTCTTTACCAGTTAGGAATTAGTATCACAACCAAAGTGAAAACCAACCTGTCATAACTTTTGCTGCTAAATTCTCCTTTACTAATTTAATCCAAATAGTAGTTCCTTTGTCTACCATCTTTCTATTTGTATTTTTTTTTCTCATGCGGAGTTCAGTGTTGGAACAAGAATAGTACTGGGTTCTGACTTCTAAGCCAAGTCACAGCCACTTGATCTTACATCCATAAGTTATCACATATTTTAAGTCAGCACAGTTAACTCATCCGTTCCCTCTATTTCATATGATACACAACAATTAATGACGAGTTTGAACATATTTGCTAGTGGGTGGACAAGTTGTGTGTGTGTCCTTGATAAATGATAATACATAGCTACTTCCCTTTTgttttgtttcatacttttgttgtTCCACATTCAGATGAATAAAGGCATCTTATATGATTGGTCAACGTGTTTGCAGGGAGAGTCTGTCTCTTGCTACTGCAGGGTAGATGGGGGCCTTAAAACTGTCGTCAATGCTAGAAAGTTTGTCCCTGGTGCTAGGCTGTGCATGCAACCTGATGTTAAACCGAACAAGCGCAAGACAAGGAGCTCACGCAAGGAGAGGTGCCGAAATCAGGCGCCGCTTCTGCCTGGCCTTCCTGATGACCTGGCTATTTCATGTCTGATGCGGGTTTCTCGAGCCGAGCACCCTAATCTTCGTTTAGTCTGTAAAAAGTGGAGCCGACTTTTATCTGGGAATTACTATTACTCCCTGCGGAAGAAATTTGGCATGGCAGAAGAATGGGTTTACGTCTTCAAAAGGGATCGTGATCAGAAACTGTCTTGGCATGCCTTTGATCCAGCGCACCAGCTCTGGAGGTCACTTCCTCCAGTTCCACCAGAGTATTCGGAAGCCGTGGGCTTTGGTTGTGCTGTTCTCAGTGGCTGCTATTTGTACCTATTTGGTGGCAAAAACCCAGTACGGGGGTCTATGAGGCATGTTGTGTATTACAATACTCGGACAAACAAGTGGCACCGGGCTCCAGATATGCTACGGAAGCGGCACTTGTTTGGCTCTTGTGTCATAAACAACTGTCTCTATGTTGCCGGCGGGGAATGTGAAGGGACACAGAGAACTCTGAGGTCTGCTGAGGTTTACAATCCGAACAGGAATAGATGGTCTTGCATCACTGAAATGAACACAGGAATGGTGCCGTTCACTGGAGTTGTATATGATGGCAAATGGTTCCTGAAAGGACTTGATTCCCACCGCCAGGTTGTGAGCGAGGTCTATCTGCCAACATCCAACACGTGGTCAACCACTGGTAACGCACTGGTTGCAGGCTTGCGGAATCCAACCATTTCCTTTAACGGTCGTCTTTATTCAGCGGATTGTCGGGATGCCTGCAAGCTAAGAGTTTATGATGGGGACATAGGATTGTGGACAAGATTCATGGACAGCAGACACCATCTGGGCAGCTCACGAGCTTTTGAAGCCGTGGCTTTGGTCTCACTGAATGGAAAGATCTGCGTTATCCGTAATAACATGGGCATGACCCTTGTTGATGTCTGTGACCCAACGACAGTTATTGAGTTTGAGAGTGCCCGTGTGTGGGAGACTTTTGCCCGGAAGGGCCACCAGCACAGGTCTTTGATGGCGAACTTGTGGTCAGCAATTGCAGGTCGTAATTTGAAGGCCCACATCATACATTGTCAAGTTCTCCAAGCTTGAATGTATCTGCCTGTTTAGTGGAAACATGTTCAAATGTATTGTACTTACTTTTTTGCTGGAAAGATGCTCAGATTTTGAAAGAACCCCTCGGCTAGAACATATCTACTGGTTGCATTCCTACAAATTCTCAAGAGATTTTGACCAAGTTGCATGATGTTTATGAAAGGGGAGACTGGAGCTGACGGCAGTCTTCATTGCGAGATGAACAGGAACCTTCCGTAGCACCAATTTTGGTTGGCCGATGCTGCTGGCGATAGGCAGCAGAAGATTTCACCTGAGCCAAATGTCCATGGATGTGTTTTTCTTGCTTTTTGGCAGATTAGGCATGCCAAAAAATGTGCTGTAGCAGCAGACTAGACTTATGTAAGAAATGTAATACAAGTGTCTTTGGTTTGTGCCAAAACCAACCTTAGCAACAAGTTTTGTTTGAATGATTTGGGCACAAACCAATGCACACCCTAGATCAATCTTATGATTATTATGCTTTGGAATCATCTTTGCTGCCTGGCAGCTTTTCGCATCTGACAAGTGGATGTGTATTGTGGGTGAAAATGATTATCCGAGATATTTCGTGTGGTCTCGTAGTGATCCGCTCGTTGATGCTAATTGCTAACATCATATATCTGACAAATGGATTTGTCTTGTAAGTTTGTTGTACCgctgatgaagatggtgatgaaatAATTCACCAAATTCACAGGATGAAAGAGATGAAATATGTGGTGATGCTTATCGGTTGTTTGACAGTCGATCGATCATCACAGAAGATGAaagagatgatgatgaagatagcgACGATGATGAGCCACTGATAGCATTTTCTATGTTGATAGATACCCAGGGACACATCTGCACCTGTGGtcaagagcagagcagagcagggcATGAATGGATCAGAGATCTGCAAAGATGTACGACTTGATGGCATGAAATCATTTCTTGAGTTCACATTGTTTCGCTGACCAGCTATGGCAAGAGGATGATCTATTTATTTTCCTGCATGAAAGGTGAAATGAGCAATGCCTGTTACTAGTTCGGTTAGCAACGCGTCCTTCTCCTTTCCAATTTTAAGAAACTGTTTTGAAGATGATATATGACGCGCCTTTCTGCATTTCAGTGCCATTCTTAAATTACTGTTGATGAAGGCACTTTCTGTTGATGTGAATAACAAAATCCATTTATCACCGTTGATGAGGGGATTGAAACACCACTGCTTTCTTCCTTGGTGTTGGCACAAGCATGCCCTTAACTGACTGACATTGGTGAGGCGATTTGCAGAAAATCCTCACGGTACTCAGCAGTTCAGTCAAGTTGCGACAAAATAAACGATTCAGCAGAGATTTGCAAAAATAGGGAAAAAGTATACCAACATCTCATATTCATTCAGCCAGGAAATCGTATTACATAAGGTAGCTGGGGAAAGAATGCCCTGTTTATCTGGCTGCTACTGCCTTAATGCAAGGCTTTGGGCGATCAGATCATATACTAGTATGTGTATTTGTGTATGCAGGTAGGTAACACAAAACaagaatgtatgtatgtatgtttatgACTTGTATGAGCTAGGTAACGCTCTCGACACGAGTAATTTTTCGTCAACATCGATCCTGCAGCAAGCGGCATGGCGTCACCGGATCTATCATCTACCTTCTCAGGCCCTCGCAGATGTAGGTGGCATAGAGATCCCTGAAAAGGAAAATTATGCAAGTTCATCATCAGTTGGATGCATATATCACTTTGAATGGTTTGCTAATTGATCGCGTTTCGACATGAATCGAGGATCGAAAACCGGGGAATGGGGACTGACATGGAGTGCTGGATGGCCTCGTAGGCGTCCTCTGACGGCAGGAAGTCGTTGACGGCCACCTCCTTGTTCTCGTTCTTCTTGTCTGATGAATTCCCCAATCAATCAAAATCAAAGAAACACATATCAGGAACACATTCTCTTGTGACGAATTAACCTGATCTGATCAGAGGCATCAATGACTCACAGTCCTCGAAGAATCTTCTGATCTCGGCGAGGCGGTGCGGGGGCAGCTCCTTGATGTCGTTGAAGTGGCGGTACTCGGGGTCGTCGGCGCAGACGGCGATGATCTTGTCGTCGGCCTCGCCCTGGTCGATCATGGGCATGAGGCCGATGGCCTTGGCCCGGAGGAAGCACCCGGGGACGACGGGCTCCTGCATGATGACGAGGACGTCGATGGGGTCGGAGTCGTCGCAGAGGGTGCGCGGGATGAAGCCGTAGTTGTGCGGGTAGACGACGGAGGAGTAGAGCACGCGGTCCACCTTGATGAGCCCCGTCTTCTTGTCCAGCTCGTACTTGACCTTGCTCCCCTTGGGGATCTCGATCACGCAGTTGAAGATTGTGGGCGCGTCCGGGCCGATCTCCAGGTCGTGCCACGGGTGCGCCGCCACCGACCGGCGGGTGATGGAGGAGAGGATCCGCTCGTTCAGCGCCGGCGTCTTGGtcttcggggcggcggcggcctgtGTCCCGTTGCCGTTGGTGGACGGCTCCTTGGTGGCGGCGGCGACTTCTTGGGAGGGGGCCATGGATGGATCTGACAGCCTAGCGCTCGATCTGATCTGCGGAAAATGGAAGTGCACAGTATGTTAGTCGGGGCCTGGCAGTGAATATTGGGGCGATCTCCCCACCTCCCTCCCGGCGGCGTGGAGGAGATCTGGGCGGAGCAGAGTatgagggggaagaggaggaggagacgaacgCAACGCAATGCAAGGAAGCAAACGTACCAGCGGGAGACTTTGCGTTGAGTAGAATGGAAGAGAAGAATGGTGCTCTGCTGTGGACTCAGATCAGCTGTTTGTGGTGATGAGAGGAGAGGAGGATCTGCGTCCCTTCTTATAGCCTCCACCGACTGCCTGCGGGCTGCCGGTGCAGGGagggcagaggaggaggaagaagaagatggaaaaGATCGGCGGTGCTGACTTGGCCTTGGGTTTCCTACGGGATATGTTGCCGGCGTGAATTAAAATCTGTCTGACTATGCATGCCGTGCCTCCACGTGGGGGGGATGCTGCCGTGATGGCCAGGCCACGTCAACGCCACCACACGCCTCTATCCTTAGCCTTGGACCATCTCCGGGCTCACCATGAATGACCTTTTTGCTCATGTTTTTACATTATTATTGCCCCGCTTGGTATCGGCTTATATGTCTATTTTCTGTCGATTTTAATAGTTTGGTCATCTACGTACCACGTTGCATGAATTCATATGGACATATGGTGCCAGCTATGAGATACGCGGGTGTGGAGGCACGGATTTAGGAAGTGCCTGGTCAGTGTCCGCCGACGCGCCTGGACGCGTCCGCAGGTGTTTGAGGGGTTGGATTTCTGTATTACTCACATTCTTTGTAATGTTAATGTACGCACGTATCTACTAGTACTGTCAGCATGGTCCGTGTTGAATCAACCAAATCAAACTTGTTGAAAAAACGCGTGATCCAGCGAACGCCAACGACCCCAGAGCAGAGCATCAAACGCGAACGCGCTTTCGTCGTGCCTACGCATGGCGTATCATACACACATACTACTGGCGTATGCATACATGCATGCGAACCACTACCACTAGTACTACAGTACGTATATGTATACGTATACCAATACGCGGTTCTGCTGACTGGATTCGAgttgttcctcctgcacgcgtatGCCAAGTATTACTATCTGTATGCGTCATCGTAGCCCACTGAAGAAGAAATGGAGCACTCCCCGCCGGATTTATTAGGCCACCTTTCATTTCAAGCCAAAGTTTGGCATAAATTTAACTAGTAACATATGAACTATATGTCCCAAAAATTATACCACGGAAAACGTCTTCCAAATACAAATCCGACAACGTACTTCGCGTAGCATATGCTTTATATAATTTTAATCAAATATATGGCCAAATTTGAACCCAAAATATAAAAGGGTATTAATTAACCTTGCTCTTGTTTGCTTGCTTGCATGTCCTCTCGGCCGGTAAAGACGGACCAGGCCACCAGCCTTCCGGCCCCGAGTGGACGGACTCAACCGACATATGCTTGCACTGCACCGACGACACCGACACGCTCCACGCTCCATTATTCTATCCCTCCTGCCCTCTGTCTTTCTTTTCCTTTCCTGTTGGTTCGTTGGTTCCTTGGGCAAGAATAGAACAGAATAGAATCGATGCTTAGCTTAGCATCCACAGCTAGCTCACTCCCACTACCCTTATATAATTATTATATGCATACGAATTAGAAAAATACtctttccgttcctaaatataagtctttttagagattttactatggactacatacggaacaaaatgagtgaacctacactttagaatatgtctatatacatccgtatgtagtttgtgatgaaatctctaaaaagacttacatttaggaacggagggagtactacagtaGCATTCTGGTGTAGTCGGTGCAAGCAGGCAGGGGAGGGGAGCAGAGTGTGCTGTTGCCACACACGCGCTCCTCGTGATACATAATATGCTTTGATGACACTAAATCTCTGCAATGGATGGAAAGCACCCGATCAACAACGCGCGATTAATTAATTTCGTGGTACAACATAGTTTTATATGAAGGCTCGTGGTGGCGTCCAATTGCAATTGCGCGCGGTTGAGGTGGATGGTGGATCGATCCACCGGGAGATGGAATTGAACCATCTTATCTACTCTAGCTAGCTGTTACGGCCAAGCAAGCTAACTGCTAATTGAGCAGCGGGTGACGATGATGGTACATGCCTACATGGATATCCCGTCCGGCAGACCGAATATCCATCGTCCATCCTTCCATCTGAAACCATCTCTGCTTAGGCGCACGCACGCCACCGACGGCTTCACTAAAttcatctataccaatataaaaagacccaaaaggacagatccaattaatctcggccatcaaatcatgtccaTCCAACGAGCTAATCACATAATATTACGCAAATAATATTCTACTTAATATCCTGTGCATGCACTTAatgtacttccaaattaacgtgcattgcacgtacacattgactagttaaAATTAAACATTTCATTTGGCTTGCTTCTGCTCAGTCGGTAATTGAACATGCGCCACACAAGCCACTGGCGCCAGTGGAGACTGCTTCCGCATGTTCTTCACACCATTCAACCGTTAGCCAGCTAGAGTCCCTTCTCATCTCATGAACTGCAGGAACCCTCTGCCCTCGCTATGAGTTCCATCTCATGTCAAACTGCTGCCCTAGAGACCAATAATGCTGCTTAAGAGTAATGCACTGATGCTCCTAATCCATGGCAGAGTCTGTCGGTGGCCTTCCTTAATCTGAACTGAATGATGCATGCAATGATAAAACATAGTCCGATGCACGTTGAACCAATGTTTGTTTTCCACCCGACCTAGCCGACTCGAGAAAAATAAGATAAATTGAAACCACCTGTATTCGAAATGCAGTACACCCAGCACTCCATATGACCCAGTAGTACGAGGAATCATAAGATCAGCATATATGAGGACCAAAAGAGGCTCCCGTGATCTTCTTACTGTTTTCTTCACGTCGTTAAGTGATGATAATATACAAGTTTTATTCCATATACTTAAATATATAGTGTACAAAAGTTCACAACAACGAAAGAGGCCTATTAGCTCAGCTGGTTAGAGCGTCGTGCTAATAACGCGAAGGTCACAGGTTCGAGACCTGTATGGGCCATttacttttgtttttttgtttcttcttctttcttttttctgcgCAATGGACGGCTTCGCCGGGTTCGAACCGGAGACCTTGAGTGTGTTAGACTGACGTGATAACCAACTACACCACGAAACCTTTACGCAAAAGTTTTGGTTTTAGCCTTTTAAAACGTATGGGCTGCCAAAGACCTCTGTTTGCCAACCATACAAAATCGATGATACGCACCGGCGAACAACAATATCGCAACCATTAGTTCATTACTCATACTTTGCTGGTACGATCGGCATAAAAAAAATGTTCTGGTAACAAACTGGTCCGTACGTTGGGCAGCGAAGGCGCGTGGTCTGCCCGGCCGGGATAGAGATGGAATCGACCCATCGCCTACCTATCTAGCTATGCAGTAGCTGTTGCGGCCGGGCAGGCATCTGGTAAGTGCTGACTGATCGActacgacgacggcgacggcatgGATATGCCGTCCGTCAGAATATCCATCCATCTCTTTCATTTCTCCATCTCCATCTCGCGGTCCAAAGAAGGCCACCGACAACACCGCTCAAgccaaaaaagaagaaagaagcaaaTAGGACGACACTGTCACCTACGctccatctatctatctatgctcGGTCGGACATTCCTCCTGCAAATGGTTATGGTACCATCTGCCCTTCTTTTTCCCTTGCTCTTCTTTTATTTTTATATGAAACCCAGGCAAATCATTTGCCTCATATATTAATTAAGAGAGAAGAGTAGAGTTTATTAGGGCTACAACACACTCCACCACCATGCAAAGGGATTACTCTCCCGGCATGATTGAATGCAACTCCTTAGCCCCGACGGCAACCCAAAGTGCTGCCTCCCCTTTGATGAGGGCTAGAATTGCAAATGGCGGTGCATTTTTGTGGCGGAACACCCGTGTATTACACTCGTTTCAGAGGGTCCAAGAggcgagcaaggcaagggaggccAATGCCTTCCTGTTGGGGACGGAGGAGTCGGAGAGCGCGATCCACCACTCATTGGCGGATTCAAAATGATGCTAGATAGACATGTCGATGCTTTCGAGTTGCATCCATTCCTTGATCATGCCCCAAAGCCGAATGGAAAACCGACATATGAAAATAAGGTGGTCGACGGTTTACTGCTCACGCCTACATAAGGGACAAAGGCCACAGTTTTGGCCATCCTGGTTTGGCCAATCTGTCCGCAGATCACACTCTGTTTTGGGCGGCCAACCAAGCGAAGAACTTCAATTTGGGAGGGGCTGAACTTTCCATATCACTTGTTCCAATGGCGAGCGGAGCATGCCATGGAACTTTGCCTTATAGGCGGAAGCTGTGGAGTAGAGCCCACTGCCAAGTGTGTTTCCACACAATTTGGTCCTCCATGTCATGTTGCAGCTGGAAGCCTCGAATGCTAGCCCAAAGTTGGAGGAATTGACAGAAGTGAGCAATCAAGAAATTGTTAGACAATTTTATTTTGGATATCCAAGCATTGTCCAAAAGTGCCCCTCTGGTTTTCGAATTCTttcttatggttgcatcatatatgaGCGGAGCAATGTCTTTGGGCTTTCTACCTTGTACCCAAGGAGCATCCCAAAAAGGCGTGCAGGCATCATTGCCAACAGTGATGGTCGTGAAGGCGTAGAAGATATCATAGTCCTTGTTGTCTCACGGGTTGCCCAAACCGACCCATACCTTGTCCGTACCAGCCCATAGGAAGGCCCTCTGAAGCGTAATGAGTTGCCGGAGTGAGCTAGTAGGCACAATGAGTGGGGTGATGAAGTAGACCGCCAGGAAGGACATAACCGACTTGACCAAGGCTGCTCTCCCAATAGCGGTAATATTTTGACTGGAAAAAAGttcattttactaccctgaataaaCCTGGTGGTTCACTTTACCCCCTGATCTATTTTTCCGCTCTTTTCAACCCCCAAACAAAACCATACCGGACCAAATACCCCCTGGCTGGTTTGTCTCCACCTGCTGCTAACATGGCTCAAGTCAACGGTGGTATTGACCTGGGTGGGGCCCCTTGTCACGCGCGGCTGAGATGGAGCCGCCGCTGCCGCTTCGTTGGCCTCGCCGCTGCCCCCGCTCGGCGCCGACACCGGCCAGCCGCCGGAGCGCCTCCGCCCGAGCCCAGGCCAGCCTTGCGCCGCCCtgtccttctccctcctcttcctccctgaCTCTCCCGTCTCTCTAATCCCTCTCTCACGCAGGAGCTTCTTCAATTGGTCATGGCCCCGCCGCCGTCGATTTGCTCCGTCCAGCGACCTCCGATCGACGCCACTGCCCGGATCCGAACCCCCAAGTCCGGATCCATCCATTCCCGTCGTCCGCCGTCCTCCCCTGCCCGCCGACCGCAGTCGCCGTTGCCGTTGACAGCGCCATGGCCTCCTTTGCCCCCGCACGTGGACCGCGCCGCTACCACCTGCCAGCATGGCCCCAAGGCCGTGTGCGCCTGTGCGCTTTCCCGAGGCCAATAAATCCATCCTCTCAGTCTCTTTTTCTTCCACTCTGCCCTTCCCCCTTGCTTTGCAACCGCACACTCCACGTCCGTTGTACCTCTCCGCCCGTtaggagtgaattgcaaaaaaccaccacattccAAGTTTAATTTTGGAACTGCCACCACCTTTCTTGGCTGCCCCAAAAATCTACCGGTTTTTTGGCTAATTTTCTCAATATACACTGATCAAAATAAGGAATAAAAGTCAATTTGGTCGAAATGAGACAAAGAAAAGAGTTTAAAGACGACTCAAATTTTTTGGAAGGATTTTGCCTTTGAAGTTTGTCAGGCAAAATTAGCCCACTTGAGTCATGAGTATAAATGAAATTTGTTTTTTCTGTACAATTTGAAGCGAAATAATCCAATTTCTGATATATCGGGCCCATTGACCAGTGCCATGTGGCACTAAATATCAACACTTGAACAGAGGGTCCATCCGTCAGCATCGTCTTCTCTCTCAAACCGTCTTCTCCTCGTTGGGGGCATTCCAGCGAACAACTTGCCTGCATTGGACCCACCTATCAACACACATCTTTCTCAAACCTTCTTTTCTTTGGGACATTCACTCGAACAACTTGGACAAGAGGTGGATTGCAGAGAGAAGACAGTTTGAGAGAGAAGACGATGCTGACGGGTGGATCCTTGTTCAACTTAACGGTCAACAAACAGTGTCGACCATTCAGTGCCACCTGGCACTGACCAGTGGGCCTAGTATGTCATTGGATTAATTCGCTTCAAATCAATCGTTAGTGTTTATTGAGAAAATTAGCCAAAAACCGGCAGATTTTTGGATCACACAAGGAATGTGCTGGCAATTCCAAAACTAAACTTGAAATGTgctggttttttgcaattcactcggtCGTCAAAGAGGCGTTGCCAAACGTCCCGCAACAAGGACCGACGCGACTGCTTGCCTTTTACGACGGCGTTGTCCACCCCAGAGCCGTTTGTACCCAGGTACACTCCACCTCCCTGTTGACGACCTTCATGGCGGCCACCATGCCcggcaggtgttcggtcaaatgccattTACGTTAATTTCAGACGTCATGTCGTT from Triticum aestivum cultivar Chinese Spring chromosome 3B, IWGSC CS RefSeq v2.1, whole genome shotgun sequence includes these protein-coding regions:
- the LOC123072881 gene encoding soluble inorganic pyrophosphatase 4, with translation MAPSQEVAAATKEPSTNGNGTQAAAAPKTKTPALNERILSSITRRSVAAHPWHDLEIGPDAPTIFNCVIEIPKGSKVKYELDKKTGLIKVDRVLYSSVVYPHNYGFIPRTLCDDSDPIDVLVIMQEPVVPGCFLRAKAIGLMPMIDQGEADDKIIAVCADDPEYRHFNDIKELPPHRLAEIRRFFEDYKKNENKEVAVNDFLPSEDAYEAIQHSMDLYATYICEGLRR
- the LOC123072880 gene encoding F-box/kelch-repeat protein At1g55270, coding for MQRRRLAEQEGESVSCYCRVDGGLKTVVNARKFVPGARLCMQPDVKPNKRKTRSSRKERCRNQAPLLPGLPDDLAISCLMRVSRAEHPNLRLVCKKWSRLLSGNYYYSLRKKFGMAEEWVYVFKRDRDQKLSWHAFDPAHQLWRSLPPVPPEYSEAVGFGCAVLSGCYLYLFGGKNPVRGSMRHVVYYNTRTNKWHRAPDMLRKRHLFGSCVINNCLYVAGGECEGTQRTLRSAEVYNPNRNRWSCITEMNTGMVPFTGVVYDGKWFLKGLDSHRQVVSEVYLPTSNTWSTTGNALVAGLRNPTISFNGRLYSADCRDACKLRVYDGDIGLWTRFMDSRHHLGSSRAFEAVALVSLNGKICVIRNNMGMTLVDVCDPTTVIEFESARVWETFARKGHQHRSLMANLWSAIAGRNLKAHIIHCQVLQA